The genomic interval ATTACTACGGCAAGCAAAGCAAAGAAATACAAGGGAAGTACTACTATAgtcaatattaataattataattacctGCTGAAAAACCTGAAGTCCAACTCCAACGGCCAAAGCTCGCCTAACTCCTGGTTCCATAAGATCACTCCAACTCACCGGTTTAGCAACATCATTCTGTACTGGTTGATCCATATTGATAACCGGTTCTATCCCACCGTCTTCTTGAGTACACATTTTGATTGGTCCCTCGGGACCAAAAGCCGAATGACTAACCAAAGCAGCTACAGGAACCATTAGCACTGCTTCACTACTCTCTTCTGCAATTGCTGCAGCAGCTGGAACTGAGATTATGGATCCGGTTCGGGACGGCGCAGTTATAGCCTCCTGATGAATAAAGATTCTTTGAAGCTCTCCTTCCTTGTTCCCATCTTCGCCTACTCGCTCAATCCACTTCCATGCTATTTGCCACCCTCCTCCTATATTCGCACCCTGGCTCACTACTTCACTTGGACTATTCCCTTCTATACAAAGACTACTGCTCCGTCTCACTGCTTCACCTGCTCGTGGGGTTGATCTACTTAGATCATGGGACAGCAATGGGCTTCTCAAATTCATCAAATGCTCTTCCTCTATTCCTTCTGTGTCTACTTCATAGTCATCACTATCATCTCTGCACAACCAACAAATTGAACAAAACAAAACAGTGCATGTGTGTGAAGTTTATACtatcttaattaaataaaggagagtttatacatatatagtGAGTAGTATATAGGGTCATAAACATAAGAATACATGTGTTGATTTTCCTCATCCCAGTGGTGATGATCTTGAGGATGATGATCAATTCCGGAGAAGAAGTTGCTTCCTAGGGTACTCTCGGGGAGTTTCTCATGAACGCTGCCGAATAGAGTGACTAAAGGATCAACCTCAAGAGCCAGGCTGCTTTGACGAGAAGCCAACATCACACTTCGTCCTGTGCCAGCTGGTTTGGCCACCCATGATTGACCACTATCATGCCCGTAGATTCTTATTTGATCATTTATTTCTTCATTATTATTGCTATTATTATTGTTTGGTGTTTCCGGCCGATTATTAGGATTCAATATATCATTAGCTGGGGATATTAAGTATTCCTCCATGGATGATTTTTCTCCAGTTTCAAGACCCTCAATCAGCAAGGCCAGCTCCCCTTTAATcactattatattataaattcaaTTACTTTAAATTAGAAAGAATgatgtataatatataacacGTATTCAAAAGATATAACCAAGGGATGAATTAATGTAAGTACTACTTACCATTATCATCTGTGGTGCCACGaattgtcttcaagacttgttTGGCCTCAGCTACTCTACCCTTGCTTCCAAGCCATCTTGGAGATTCAGGCAAGcaaaacaaaatcaaagaaaaatagagaagagaaggaaGACAAAGAATTCCCAACATCAATCTCCAGCTGAAAGTATCGGTCAATGACACCGCAAACACTATGGAAGAAGACACACACATCCCGCTGGACCCCATAAACTGTGGCAACGTATTAAGTGATCCTCTGATATCTGAGGGCGACGTTTCGGAGATGTAAATGGGAACAAGTGTAACGATGAAACCGGTACCAAACCCATTGAGTAGTCTAGCTAAGAGAAGAACATAAACATTTGGAGACCTCATCATTATTAGACCACTCAAAAGGTACAATGCCGACGAAATTAAGAGCATGGGTCGTCGGCCGATTCGGTCAGAGGCACTACCGGAGATGCTTGTGCTTAGAATGCCCCCAATTAGAGCTATGGCTATTACTAGCCCTTCCATGTTAGTCTCTAATTGGAACTCCTTTCGTATGTAGATGATGGTGCCtgttaattataacatattatatttttataattttgtatatatatgtacatatatgtgtgtgtgtgtcttATTTTATGGTTATGATCGGGAAAGTATATAGGCAAGAAGATTAATTATGACATAAGCTGTGTTGCAGTAGTAAAACCATAGGTAGGCTAGATTTTCATGGAATCACTGTCTGGTGGTTTGTAAATTAAACAGCTATTTACTAAGAGTTTTAACAGAAGAAACTTGTAAAAATAACTATTACAAGCCATTGCGTGATGGTAAACATTTTGTGAAGTTAGGTGAAGTTTGGTTAGGAGGAATAAAAAGATAGAAATGAGAACGAAAATGGGAATAGAAATAAGAatagaatagaataaaatttaaatgcataaaaaaaaattgataataaaattattaaattttttctcttgttatattggaatggtcttttctttctttttaaaatggaatagtcatttcACCAAAATAGTGGAAAGAACATTGCATTTaaatgtcattccaatactttaaaatacaacTAAACAAaccatttcatttcattacctcAAACTAAACGCCACCTACTTACTTAAGAAATGCACTATTAATATTTATCATGAAATtagtccaaaaaaaaaaaaaaacagacgaAAACTTATATTAATATTGATGCACTATGGTTAGTattattagaaaaatttaaatttctatacttaataattaataagaaaaaCTCTAATTTGATTGCATATTCATTTGTttagagataaaaaaaaaagttaaatttgaGTTAATCATGATATAAATAGTTTTTGATATAGTATAAAAACAGAAATTTTTTAGACCATTAAATTAAAgtctaatgatttttttttttaaaatatatttttaaaattaatacttgtaattatttttgtttaataaatatcaaaataaattctTGTATATACAATTGAAATTTAATGagtcataagaaaaaaaaatagactcttatttaaaaaaaaaatcaaaattaataaaaaataatgtgtatttttttttaaaaaaatctatttttaatCCTTAAACTAAGTGAGCCCTAAGTATAAGCTTAATCTGTCTGTACTTCAAGCCTGGACTACTCTCATGTAGAACTGTTATTAGTGTATTCTGATAAATGATTAagaactaaaaatataattaagacattgaaagaaaaaaacaatgaaTAATCATAATTTCTTTCTATTGAATGGATGggaatttattataaattatcaaaATGGGTGAAAGAATATTAGTTAATCTACACTatattatttaaagaaaaaaagtttttaccatacaaaacaaaaattattttcataaatCATAACTaaggaaaaaataaaacactcaATTAAAATAGGATGATAGTGTATACAAAGATATCGAAATAATTAAGATacgaaaagaaagaaagaaataaataacaataactTATTTTTCCTACAATGAGAATTTacttcaaattatcaaaatgggtaagagttattttaaaatttaatattacatattcttttttttttttttacctcgaTCTGCAATGAAAATTGTACTATATAAGACAAGGAATATAAAGAATCATAAGATAATATTCGGGTTTATAGTagatataaatgatatttcctaaatttcaattatgttaataatgttttttttccaaaatttaagACCCTATAACAGTTGgttttccttttttattttatatttttatgaatagAACCAGTTTTACTTAGTCACAGCTGccaatatatatcattttgatcATAAGGCtatttgtaaaaaattatttatgaattgaaCCTAAAATATGTCACGTAACAAAAAGTCATCTAAATTTAAATCACAACATAGCATGATATAAAATTtgaatcaaaataaatattatgcttttatatttactattatattaattttagttaacaagctactattattattcttaaattttatatttatctttataatagtaaaaattgatgtaaaaatattacaaaactaCTTTCTTTGACAAATATAATGGTCCATCCTCTTTATTGACATTAGAGAGacaattataattattagtaTTTTCAGTGTACGAAAATGAATAGTTTTTGCTAATGTATTCatcgtttttatttttaatatgaaACTAATGTATTCATAATTGATTTATACGATATTCATGGTTGGTGGATCTTATTTGAAAGAAACTATCATTTCtaaatgcttttttttttttttttaaagaactatccttataaaattttatgctGGTATTAAAAATGATCTTTGTGcagagttatttttttaatatgtgttattattttattttattttatgttgtaatattatttttaatatataattatttatcaagAATTTTATCATTCTTCCTCccactactttttttttctttttctgtctCCCAAAATTGTAACCAAAGATTTGATATTTCAGAGGTTAAAATTCGGATGTTCCCTAATAGCAAACTAACAAtgcaaaatttttttttacatctctcttcttttgtatatatatatccactaattttttttgatgaatatgATATAGAAAAGAGATTGTGCAAATGTTTTTTTCTGTTGTATTTTTACTTCGCCATTAGAAAATTGTTgagttcaaacaaatactaaaaCTCTTAATTTTAGTTACAATTTTACGTAGCAACTTTTAagaacttataaaacaataacacatattaaaaatataactccacattttaatatatttatagaagCATTATCctacaattttatattttcttattattttatacaatgattataataagaaaattatttcaaCGTCTTTATTTGTCGTTTATTATATCAAAAGAGGTTTTCTTTTCCCCTTTCTAGCAGGGCTtacaaactatatatatatacctctaTTTTCATGATGATGAGATAGAAAACATTAGTCAGAGAAAAGAAAGACAGAgaaatactatatatattaatgaaaaGAGAGAGTAATGACATACCAGCAATGACCGCACTATCCCATCCTTGTATCATATTTCCAAGGGTTGCCACAACTGAGATTGCTACAGCTCCACCCATTATTTCGATGATCTGAATAATTTCCTTCCTTCCTCCCTCCCAGCCTAACTATTCTATTGATTTTGGATTTTAAGATTTAAATAACTTATCAATTGACATGATAAGTTTTTTTCGGATCTAGAATTTAATCCGTTGTTATAGGCTACGACCACTAGTAAATGGTGGAGTTTATTTTTCCTTAAATTGGCAGGAAtaacataattatatatttgatgATAATTTAATCAATTTCATAATATTAatctactttttattttttacaaattttcataattaacatttaagtctaataaatatatatattcttacctATTTTGGAATACTGTTAAGATTTGAATTTTCTTTAatggaaatagaatttcattaCTACACTAAAAATCCTAATTGATGACATTTAGAAATGTCActgttatattaatatttagttGTAATAAAGTaagatataatatataatcaGGGCCGTCTCAAGGTATTGAGAGGCCTAATGCGAAATTTAAAATGAGGCCTTTGtttcataaaaatttaaaataaatattatttaaaattttgacacaatattaattttaattttttttttatcactatataacaaaatttttCTCACCACGTAAACTAACTCTataaagtaatatttaattactaagaACATGCATATCTATTAAAGTGTTATATAATTTAGCACTcttgctaaaaaaaaaattaatagtgtataaaaaattatgtctatttttttttaaatatgtacataattgtaaaaatttaagaagatacataataattaataaatatattttaatttataattaacagTACTATTCTTGACGAAAAAATGGTTAATATTAAACATGCAAAATAcactttaatataaattttcaactaatatttt from Cannabis sativa cultivar Pink pepper isolate KNU-18-1 chromosome 4, ASM2916894v1, whole genome shotgun sequence carries:
- the LOC115714679 gene encoding monosaccharide-sensing protein 2-like gives rise to the protein MGGAVAISVVATLGNMIQGWDSAVIAGTIIYIRKEFQLETNMEGLVIAIALIGGILSTSISGSASDRIGRRPMLLISSALYLLSGLIMMRSPNVYVLLLARLLNGFGTGFIVTLVPIYISETSPSDIRGSLNTLPQFMGSSGMCVSSSIVFAVSLTDTFSWRLMLGILCLPSLLYFSLILFCLPESPRWLGSKGRVAEAKQVLKTIRGTTDDNVIKGELALLIEGLETGEKSSMEEYLISPANDILNPNNRPETPNNNNSNNNEEINDQIRIYGHDSGQSWVAKPAGTGRSVMLASRQSSLALEVDPLVTLFGSVHEKLPESTLGSNFFSGIDHHPQDHHHWDEENQHIDDSDDYEVDTEGIEEEHLMNLRSPLLSHDLSRSTPRAGEAVRRSSSLCIEGNSPSEVVSQGANIGGGWQIAWKWIERVGEDGNKEGELQRIFIHQEAITAPSRTGSIISVPAAAAIAEESSEAVLMVPVAALVSHSAFGPEGPIKMCTQEDGGIEPVINMDQPVQNDVAKPVSWSDLMEPGVRRALAVGVGLQVFQQLSGINGVLYYAPQILEKAGISVLLTNMGMSLISSSLLLNAIITFLMLPAIVVCMRLMDISGRRVLLLYTIPVLIVSLILLVISNFFKLGTVVTAIISTPSVVIYLCSFVMAFGSIPNTLCSEIFPTRVRGLCITICATTYWCTNILVTYSFPILLEWIGLAGVFTIYAVGCILAWVFVYLKVPETKGMPLEVISEYFALGSTKLA